One part of the Gossypium raimondii isolate GPD5lz chromosome 1, ASM2569854v1, whole genome shotgun sequence genome encodes these proteins:
- the LOC105783555 gene encoding uncharacterized protein LOC105783555 isoform X3: MCIAAFIWQAHPLYPLLLLQNRDEYHNRPTKPAAWWDVDGCEILGGRDEVAGGTWLACSRQGRVACLTNVLELHHLPNAKTRGDLPILFLKSTKSPMEFAEQLATDAHQYNGFNLIVADIPSKSMVYISNRPKGEPINIQQVSPGLHVLSNAKLDSPWHKALRLRKSFKQMLNKYGNNEVMVKEMVEKLMEDKVKADKSKLPGICALEWEFELSSIFVETDTPLGLCGTRSTIALTISAGEEVGFYEKYLEKGVWFEKTINYNLQKQI; the protein is encoded by the exons ATGTGTATTGCTGCTTTCATTTGGCAAGCTCATCCACTCTACCCTCTTCTGCTTTTACAAAACAGAGATGAATACCACAACAG GCCTACAAAGCCAGCTGCATGGTGGGATGTTGATGGTTGTGAAATACTGGGAGGTAGAGATGAGGTTGCAGGAGGGACATGGTTGGCATGTTCAAGACAAGGCAGAGTAGCTTGTCTTACCAATGTTTTGGAGCTTCATCACCTTCCCAACGCCAAGACCCGCGGGGATCTCCCTATACTTTTCTTGAAG AGCACAAAGAGCCCCATGGAATTTGCGGAGCAACTGGCCACCGATGCTCATCAGTACAATGGATTTAACCTCATAGTGGCTGATATTCCTTCCAAATCAATGGTTTACATCTCGAACAGGCCAAAGGGGGAACCCATTAACATTCAACAGGTTTCTCCGGGGCTTCATGTTCTTTCAAATGCCAAGCTTGACTCTCCCTGGCATAAG GCTCTGCGGCTACGTAAAAGCTTCAAACAAATGCTGAATAAGTATGGTAACAATGAAGTAATGGTGAAggaaatggttgaaaaactCATGGAAGACAAAGTTAAAGCTGATAAAAGCAAGTTACCTGGCATTTGTGCTCTGGAGTGGGAATTCGAGCTTAGCTCCATATTTGTTGAAACGGACACTCCACTG GGGCTTTGTGGCACAAGGAGTACTATAGCATTGACCATATCTGCTGGTGAAGAAGTCGGCTTTTACGAGAAATATCTTGAAAAGGGTGTGTGGTTTGAGAAAACCATCAATTACAATCTCCAGAAACAAATCTAG
- the LOC105783564 gene encoding uncharacterized protein LOC105783564 — MLEKALPNAMLKARPNIESRIRVLKRDWSIVYNMLNGKNNSGFGWDEHRQLVVAEDVVGNSYLNSHKEAGQFRHRSFPYDDQLAAIYAKDRATGKDAQTAADVIEEINVEDVATTDINEERNDFYGCEADVSLDDMDVFATEPQPDRNQGGSTSSKKKKKNSDASDHISSSFHDAATLLAENMWDIGEQINRSITSNVVVQQNLEEFQIIQEKAINLYPTLCEIEGLTVDERYRALSKIPDHPTQMLIFFSLPSDVRLEWVRRFLADH; from the exons atgttagaaaaagcTTTACccaatgcaatgttgaaggctagacctaatattgaatcgaggattaggGTACTGAAAAGGGATTGGTCAATTGTGTATAACATGCTTAATGGAaaaaacaatagcggttttgggtgggatgagcataggcagctcgttgttgctgaagatgtgGTTGGGAACTCTTATTtaaat AGTCATAAAGAAGCCGGTCAATTCAGACATCGTAGTTTCCCTTACGATGACCAACTTGCTGCCATCTACGCAAAAGATCGAGCgactgggaaagatgctcaaacagccGCTGAtgttattgaagaaataaatgttgAGGATGTAGCTACTACAGATattaatgaagaaagaaacgatTTCTATGGATGCGAAGCTGATgtctctttggatgacatggatgtttttGCTACAGAACCGCAACCAGATAGAAACCAAGGGGGTTCCACatcttcaaagaagaaaaaaaagaattctgaTGCAAGTGAtcatatttcttcttcatttcatgatgctgccactttattggcaGAAAACATGTGGGACATTGGCGAACAAATCAATAGGAGTATTACCTCAAATGTGGTAGTTCAACAAAATTTAGaagaattccagatcatccaagaaAAAGCTATAAATTTATATCCAACCTTATGTGAAATAGAAGGTTTAACTGTGGATGAGCGCTATCGAGCATTGAgcaaaattccagatcatccaacgcaaatgctcattttctttagtttaccttctgatgtgcggttggaatgggtcagaagatttcttgctgaccattaa
- the LOC105783533 gene encoding high mobility group B protein 3, whose amino-acid sequence MKGGKSKSDTKSAKLSVKTKAGKKSGKAAKDPNKPKRPASAFFVFMEEFREQYKKDHPKNKSVAAVGKAGGDKWKSLSEAEKAPYVAKAEKRKVEYEKNMKAYNKRQAEGPKDEDVESDKSVSEVNDEDDDEEGSGDEEDDE is encoded by the exons ATGAAGGGAGGAAAATCCAAGTCAGATACTAAGAGTGCCAA GCTATCCGTGAAAACCAAAGCTGGAAAAAAATCGGGGAAGGCTGCCAAGGATCCAAACAAGCCAAAGAGGCCTGCTAGTGCCTTCTTCGTtttcat GGAGGAGTTCCGTGAGCAATACAAGAAGGATCACCCTAAAAACAAATCCGTTGCCGCT GTCGGCAAAGCTGGTGGAGATAAATGGAAGAGCTTGTCTGAAGCT gAAAAGGCACCTTATGTAGCCAAGGCAGAAAAGCGAAAGGTCGAGTATGAAAAGAACATGAAGGCCTACAATAAGAGACAG GCTGAGGGTCCCAAAGACGAAGATGTTGAGTCTGACAAATCAGTGTCTGAGGTGAatgatgaggatgatgatgaagaaggcAGCGGAGAC gaagaagatgatgagtAG
- the LOC105783555 gene encoding uncharacterized protein LOC105783555 isoform X4, with the protein MCIAAFIWQAHPLYPLLLLQNRDEYHNRPTKALAWWDVDGCEILGGRDEVAGGTWLACSRQGRVAFLTNVLELHPRPDAKTRGDLPLLFLESTKSPMEFAEQLATDAHQYNGFNLIVADIPSKSMVYISNRPKGEPINIQQVSPGLHVLSNAKLDSPWHKALRLRKSFKQMLNKYGNNEVMVKEMVEKLMEDKVKADKSKLPGICALEWEFELSSIFVETDTPLVKFRSKFIERKKQC; encoded by the exons ATGTGTATTGCTGCTTTCATTTGGCAAGCTCATCCACTCTACCCTCTTCTGCTTTTACAAAACAGAGATGAATACCACAACAG GCCTACGAAGGCACTTGCATGGTGGGATGTTGATGGTTGTGAGATATTAGGAGGAAGAGATGAAGTAGCAGGAGGGACATGGTTGGCTTGTTCAAGACAAGGCAGAGTTGCTTTTCTCACCAATGTCTTGGAGCTTCATCCCCGTCCCGACGCCAAGACCCGCGGTGATCTTCCACTTCTTTTCCTGGAG AGCACAAAGAGCCCCATGGAATTTGCGGAGCAACTGGCCACCGATGCTCATCAGTACAATGGATTTAACCTCATAGTGGCTGATATTCCTTCCAAATCAATGGTTTACATCTCGAACAGGCCAAAGGGGGAACCCATTAACATTCAACAGGTTTCTCCGGGGCTTCATGTTCTTTCAAATGCCAAGCTTGACTCTCCCTGGCATAAG GCTCTGCGGCTACGTAAAAGCTTCAAACAAATGCTGAATAAGTATGGTAACAATGAAGTAATGGTGAAggaaatggttgaaaaactCATGGAAGACAAAGTTAAAGCTGATAAAAGCAAGTTACCTGGCATTTGTGCTCTGGAGTGGGAATTCGAGCTTAGCTCCATATTTGTTGAAACGGACACTCCACTGGTAAAATTCCGTTCTAAatttattgaaagaaaaaagcaaTGTTAA
- the LOC105783555 gene encoding uncharacterized protein LOC105783555 isoform X1, with product MCIAAFIWQAHPLYPLLLLQNRDEYHNRPTKALAWWDVDGCEILGGRDEVAGGTWLACSRQGRVAFLTNVLELHPRPDAKTRGDLPLLFLESTKSPMEFAEQLATDAHQYNGFNLIVADIPSKSMVYISNRPKGEPINIQQVSPGLHVLSNAKLDSPWHKAQRLGKGFKQMLNRYGKNEVNVKEMVEKLMKDKVKADKSKLPGICALDMEFNLSSIFVEMDTPLGLYGTRSTAAMTVGAGGEVSFYDKYLEKGVWFERTVNYHIQKLK from the exons ATGTGTATTGCTGCTTTCATTTGGCAAGCTCATCCACTCTACCCTCTTCTGCTTTTACAAAACAGAGATGAATACCACAACAG GCCTACGAAGGCACTTGCATGGTGGGATGTTGATGGTTGTGAGATATTAGGAGGAAGAGATGAAGTAGCAGGAGGGACATGGTTGGCTTGTTCAAGACAAGGCAGAGTTGCTTTTCTCACCAATGTCTTGGAGCTTCATCCCCGTCCCGACGCCAAGACCCGCGGTGATCTTCCACTTCTTTTCCTGGAG AGCACAAAGAGCCCCATGGAATTTGCGGAGCAACTGGCCACCGATGCTCATCAGTACAATGGATTTAACCTCATAGTGGCTGATATTCCTTCCAAATCAATGGTTTACATCTCGAACAGGCCAAAGGGGGAACCCATTAACATTCAACAGGTTTCTCCGGGGCTTCATGTTCTTTCAAATGCCAAGCTTGACTCTCCCTGGCATAAG GCTCAGCGGCTAGGTAAAGGCTTCAAACAGATGCTCAATAGATACGGTAAAAATGAAGTAAACGTGAAAGAAATGGTTGAGAAACTTATGAAAGATAAAGTGAAAGCTGATAAAAGTAAGTTACCTGGCATATGTGCTCTCGACATGGAGTTCAACCTTAGCTCCATATTTGTTGAAATGGACACCCCACTG GGGCTTTATGGAACAAGGAGTACTGCAGCAATGACCGTAGGTGCTGGTGGGGAAGTTAGCTTTTATGACAAGTATCTAGAAAAGGGTGTGTGGTTTGAGAGAACCGTCAATTATCATATCCAGAAGCTCAAGTAG